The Stenotrophomonas maltophilia genome includes a region encoding these proteins:
- a CDS encoding dihydrolipoamide acetyltransferase family protein produces the protein MSQTKNFNLPDLGEGLPDATIVEWFVKEGDVIKLDEPLVSMETAKAVVEVPSPFSGKVLKLSGGAGDIIPTGSVLASFELDPNLPQRADGQDTGHSHGHAAPAAPAAAPTPPPLPTAAAPVAAEEAKPAAAERDDAGTVVGAMQSSNAVHAEQALAVGGVKAVPAVRAMARKLGVDLSRVAATGTDGAVTMADVKQAAANGTAKLGAAPAPVAAAAYAAPAPAQVSAPVQSEARTPLSAAGKPMRTQPPGVVAKGQPEPLKGVRRNMARVMADAHSKVVPTTLNDDADIHAWLPGNDVTARLVRSIVVAAQKVPAMNAWFDGEALTRTLHAQVDIGIAVDTDDGLFVPALRNADMLDARGIREGVNRLREQVESRSIAASELSGYTISLSNFGMFAGRYATPVVVPPCVAIVGAGRARHQMTPVMGGVEAHKVIPLSVTFDHRAATGGEAARFLRAMMDDLALAS, from the coding sequence ATGAGCCAGACCAAGAACTTCAACCTGCCCGACCTGGGCGAAGGCCTGCCGGACGCGACCATCGTCGAGTGGTTCGTCAAGGAAGGCGATGTGATCAAGCTGGACGAGCCGCTGGTCTCGATGGAGACCGCCAAGGCCGTGGTGGAAGTGCCCTCGCCGTTCTCCGGCAAGGTGCTGAAGCTGTCCGGCGGTGCCGGCGACATCATCCCGACCGGCTCGGTGCTGGCCAGCTTCGAACTGGACCCGAACCTGCCGCAGCGTGCCGATGGCCAGGACACCGGCCACAGCCATGGTCATGCCGCACCGGCCGCGCCGGCTGCCGCACCGACCCCGCCGCCGCTTCCCACTGCTGCCGCACCGGTGGCCGCAGAAGAAGCCAAGCCCGCCGCTGCCGAGCGCGATGATGCCGGCACCGTGGTCGGCGCCATGCAGAGCTCCAACGCCGTGCACGCCGAGCAGGCGCTGGCCGTCGGTGGCGTCAAGGCCGTGCCGGCCGTGCGTGCGATGGCGCGCAAGCTGGGCGTGGACCTGAGCCGCGTGGCCGCTACCGGCACCGATGGCGCGGTCACCATGGCCGACGTCAAGCAGGCCGCCGCCAACGGCACCGCCAAGCTCGGCGCTGCTCCGGCACCGGTTGCCGCTGCTGCCTATGCCGCGCCGGCCCCGGCGCAGGTGTCTGCCCCGGTGCAGAGCGAAGCCCGCACCCCGCTGTCCGCCGCCGGCAAGCCGATGCGTACCCAGCCGCCGGGCGTGGTCGCCAAGGGCCAGCCGGAACCGCTGAAGGGCGTGCGCCGCAACATGGCACGCGTGATGGCCGATGCGCACAGCAAGGTGGTGCCGACCACGCTGAACGACGACGCCGACATCCACGCCTGGCTGCCGGGCAACGACGTCACCGCGCGCCTGGTGCGTTCGATCGTGGTCGCCGCGCAGAAGGTGCCGGCGATGAACGCCTGGTTCGACGGTGAAGCGCTGACCCGCACCCTGCACGCACAGGTGGACATCGGCATCGCCGTGGACACCGACGACGGCCTGTTCGTGCCGGCCCTGCGCAATGCCGACATGCTGGATGCACGTGGCATCCGCGAAGGCGTCAACCGCCTGCGCGAGCAGGTGGAATCGCGTTCGATCGCCGCCTCGGAACTGAGCGGCTACACCATCTCGCTGTCCAACTTCGGCATGTTCGCCGGCCGCTACGCGACCCCGGTCGTGGTGCCGCCGTGCGTGGCCATCGTCGGTGCCGGCCGTGCCCGCCACCAGATGACCCCGGTGATGGGCGGCGTGGAAGCGCACAAGGTGATCCCGCTGTCGGTCACCTTCGACCACCGCGCGGCCACCGGCGGCGAAGCGGCGCGCTTCCTGCGCGCAATGATGGACGACCTGGCGCTGGCCAGCTGA
- a CDS encoding VOC family protein has protein sequence MFTPSTLLQYVRDVATSATFYSGILGKPPVEQSPGFALFLLGDGAALGLWQRDDVQPPVSAQAGAAELAMVVANPDAVQQMHDAWRALGVEILQAPVTLEFGHTFVGADPDGHRLRVYSRAEGLVARD, from the coding sequence ATGTTCACGCCCAGCACTCTGCTGCAGTACGTGCGCGACGTCGCCACCAGCGCCACCTTCTACAGCGGCATCCTCGGCAAACCGCCGGTCGAGCAGTCGCCCGGCTTCGCCCTGTTCCTGCTCGGCGATGGGGCCGCACTCGGCCTGTGGCAACGCGACGACGTGCAGCCTCCGGTGTCCGCGCAAGCAGGCGCCGCCGAACTGGCAATGGTGGTGGCCAACCCCGACGCCGTGCAGCAGATGCACGATGCGTGGCGCGCTCTTGGTGTGGAGATCCTGCAGGCGCCGGTGACGCTGGAGTTCGGCCATACCTTTGTCGGGGCAGATCCTGATGGCCACCGTCTGCGCGTCTACAGCCGTGCCGAGGGCTTGGTCGCACGCGATTGA
- a CDS encoding helix-turn-helix transcriptional regulator: MSRALRLTQLLQLLRRHRRPVAGQALAETLGISLRTLYRDIETLREQGADLRGEAGVGYQLAPSDTLPPMTLPPAEIDALVLGLRWVAARTEPALAEAARDALARIAHVLPAARREALRDSGLRVGPSRAAAKVPPARLQAVREAVGSQQRLKFGYEDAHGQRSERIVWPFALGYFDEVPMLAAWCERREDFRHFRLDRIRQVRVLENHYLVPRATLLRRWQKAQGIAPDWLDRS, from the coding sequence ATGTCACGTGCGCTGCGCCTGACCCAGTTGCTGCAGCTGCTGCGCCGTCATCGACGGCCAGTGGCCGGGCAGGCGCTGGCCGAAACGCTGGGCATCAGCCTGCGCACGCTGTACCGCGATATCGAGACCCTGCGTGAGCAGGGCGCTGACCTGCGTGGCGAGGCCGGCGTTGGCTACCAGCTGGCGCCGAGCGACACCCTGCCACCGATGACCCTGCCACCGGCCGAGATCGACGCGCTGGTGCTGGGCCTGCGCTGGGTTGCGGCCCGTACCGAACCCGCGTTGGCCGAAGCCGCACGCGATGCCCTGGCGCGTATCGCGCATGTGTTGCCCGCAGCGCGGCGCGAGGCCTTGCGTGACAGTGGCCTGCGGGTGGGCCCTTCGCGTGCGGCGGCCAAGGTTCCCCCAGCTCGTCTGCAGGCCGTGCGAGAGGCTGTCGGTTCACAGCAGCGCCTGAAGTTCGGCTACGAGGACGCGCACGGCCAGCGCAGCGAGCGCATCGTCTGGCCGTTCGCGCTGGGCTACTTCGATGAGGTGCCGATGCTGGCGGCGTGGTGCGAGCGCCGCGAGGATTTCCGGCATTTCAGGCTGGACCGCATCCGTCAGGTGCGCGTGCTGGAGAATCACTACCTCGTGCCACGCGCCACCCTGCTGCGACGCTGGCAGAAGGCGCAGGGCATCGCGCCGGACTGGCTGGACCGTTCATAA
- a CDS encoding Rossmann-fold NAD(P)-binding domain-containing protein: protein MRVMLLGATGLVGGLALPRLLDDPRCSGVVAPTRRPLGMTHGKLENPVLAFDALPTSPAWARVDAVICALGSTIAQAGSREAFHRIDHDYPLAFARLAQAQGAQTYVLNSAAGANPQSSIFYSRVKGELERDLRALGFHSLTLVRPGLIGGERNEVRRGERLALTVLGALGPMLPRAWRINPASEIAKALVEAALAPQPGEHVVASSALVG, encoded by the coding sequence ATGCGCGTGATGTTGCTGGGGGCGACCGGCCTGGTCGGCGGGCTGGCCCTGCCCCGCCTGCTGGACGACCCGCGCTGCAGTGGCGTGGTGGCGCCCACCCGCCGCCCGTTGGGCATGACCCACGGGAAGCTGGAGAACCCGGTGCTGGCCTTCGACGCGTTGCCCACTTCGCCAGCATGGGCGCGCGTGGACGCGGTCATCTGCGCGCTCGGCAGCACCATTGCCCAGGCCGGCAGCCGCGAGGCTTTCCACCGCATCGATCATGACTACCCGTTGGCCTTCGCCCGCCTGGCGCAGGCACAGGGTGCACAGACTTATGTGCTGAATTCCGCGGCCGGCGCCAATCCACAGTCGTCGATCTTCTACAGCCGGGTGAAGGGCGAATTGGAACGTGACCTTCGTGCGCTGGGCTTCCATTCATTGACCCTGGTCCGCCCAGGGCTGATCGGGGGCGAGCGCAACGAGGTGCGTCGTGGCGAGCGCCTGGCGCTGACGGTGCTCGGTGCTTTGGGGCCGATGTTGCCACGGGCGTGGCGGATCAACCCGGCCAGCGAAATCGCCAAGGCTCTGGTCGAGGCCGCGCTGGCCCCGCAACCGGGTGAGCACGTGGTGGCATCGAGCGCACTGGTCGGCTGA
- a CDS encoding GGDEF domain-containing protein — protein sequence MTDQPDHRPAPGTALGPPARVRAVVDDGLGDRVVLQGGGGVALQQLFAGADAPEPLLAAFANGMATLPGELGDMGDRLQSAQASADWPRYGRAMRQLIDKYIRTIEQHSPDGQPESLRLSEQLRLLLGGAVVALLQHDPDLREQAQALATRLRQWQPGTALEPIEQGVRELGHQVGVRAESWQEQQALLLELFALLLENVSELLDDRSWLQGQIAAVRQLLDGPLEAEAVERTRAELREVIYKQGLLRQGIDDSKAAMRGLMGEFIERMDGMATSTGEYHDRIGSYALQLREARSIADLNQLLQDVMRDTGKVQQQAAQARDHLANARQEVERAEQRIAELEQELRAAGDLARIDPLTQALNRRGLDELLQRELARAARNNSPLGVAVIDLDDFHLTNEAHGHAGGDALLQHLVAVCRLLLRATDGIARLGGDEFVLVLPETQGADSMATVQRLQRSLAHRVLTVQDRRVPVHFSAGLAQWQPGDDTEALLRRADDALYAAKRQGKNRVQAG from the coding sequence ATGACGGACCAGCCCGACCACCGCCCTGCCCCCGGTACCGCCCTTGGGCCGCCGGCACGCGTGCGCGCGGTGGTGGACGATGGGCTGGGCGACCGCGTGGTACTGCAGGGCGGTGGTGGCGTGGCACTGCAGCAGCTGTTCGCCGGCGCCGACGCGCCGGAACCGCTGCTGGCCGCCTTCGCCAACGGCATGGCCACCCTGCCCGGCGAACTGGGTGACATGGGCGACCGCCTGCAGTCGGCGCAGGCCAGTGCCGATTGGCCGCGCTACGGGCGCGCGATGCGGCAGCTGATCGACAAGTACATCCGCACCATCGAACAGCATTCGCCGGACGGACAGCCGGAAAGCCTGCGCCTGTCCGAGCAGCTGCGGCTGCTGCTGGGTGGCGCCGTGGTGGCCCTGCTGCAGCACGACCCGGATCTGCGCGAACAAGCGCAGGCGCTGGCCACGCGCCTGCGCCAGTGGCAGCCGGGTACCGCACTGGAGCCGATCGAACAGGGCGTGCGCGAACTCGGGCACCAGGTCGGCGTGCGTGCCGAGAGCTGGCAGGAGCAGCAGGCGCTGCTGCTGGAACTGTTCGCGCTGCTGTTGGAAAACGTGAGCGAGCTGCTGGACGACCGCAGCTGGCTGCAGGGCCAGATCGCGGCGGTGCGCCAGCTGCTGGACGGGCCGCTGGAAGCCGAGGCAGTCGAGCGCACCCGTGCCGAACTGCGCGAAGTGATCTACAAGCAGGGCCTGCTGCGCCAGGGCATCGACGATTCGAAGGCGGCGATGCGCGGGTTGATGGGCGAGTTCATCGAGCGCATGGATGGCATGGCCACCAGCACCGGCGAATACCACGACCGCATCGGCAGCTACGCACTGCAGCTGCGCGAGGCGCGTAGCATCGCCGACCTCAACCAGCTGCTGCAGGACGTGATGCGCGACACCGGCAAGGTACAGCAGCAGGCCGCGCAGGCCCGCGATCACCTGGCCAATGCGCGGCAGGAAGTGGAACGCGCCGAACAGCGCATTGCCGAGCTGGAGCAGGAACTGCGTGCCGCCGGTGACCTGGCGCGCATCGATCCGCTGACCCAGGCGCTGAACCGCCGCGGCCTGGACGAACTGCTGCAGCGTGAACTGGCGCGTGCTGCGCGCAACAACTCACCGCTGGGCGTGGCGGTGATCGACCTGGATGATTTCCACCTGACCAACGAGGCGCACGGCCACGCCGGCGGCGATGCGTTGCTGCAGCACCTGGTGGCCGTTTGCAGGCTGTTGCTGCGCGCCACTGACGGCATCGCACGGCTGGGTGGCGACGAGTTCGTGCTGGTGCTGCCGGAAACCCAGGGTGCCGACAGCATGGCCACCGTGCAGCGCCTGCAACGCTCACTGGCGCACCGTGTGCTGACCGTGCAGGACCGGCGCGTGCCGGTGCACTTCAGCGCCGGGCTGGCGCAATGGCAGCCGGGCGACGATACCGAGGCCCTGCTGCGCCGTGCGGATGACGCGTTGTATGCGGCCAAGCGACAGGGCAAGAACCGGGTGCAGGCGGGCTGA